One Pseudodesulfovibrio senegalensis DNA segment encodes these proteins:
- a CDS encoding CGGC domain-containing protein, with protein MEKILIIGCKNTMDDICIGCSRCFVGFNKREGEFARYKDTDAEIMGLLNCGGCPGAGIVTRLAQVKLWNAPMDEKPTKIHIAPCVFQHCPHKDDMIRKIRAKAGVEVIEGTHPYMPENIFA; from the coding sequence ATGGAAAAGATACTCATCATTGGTTGCAAAAACACCATGGACGACATCTGCATCGGGTGTTCCCGGTGCTTTGTTGGATTCAACAAGCGCGAAGGAGAGTTTGCCCGTTACAAGGATACCGATGCTGAGATAATGGGCTTGCTCAACTGCGGCGGCTGTCCCGGAGCGGGAATCGTCACCCGCCTTGCACAGGTAAAGCTCTGGAATGCGCCCATGGATGAAAAACCCACGAAGATCCACATCGCTCCGTGTGTTTTCCAACACTGTCCGCACAAGGATGATATGATTCGCAAAATAAGGGCCAAGGCCGGGGTGGAAGTCATTGAAGGAACGCATCCCTACATGCCGGAAAACATCTTCGCCTGA
- a CDS encoding 4Fe-4S binding protein, with protein MKQLVVISGKGGTGKTSITAALAGFGPKKVLADCDVDAADLHLVLHPKKLESIDFYSGQLATIDPDLCIQCGICADHCRFDAISRDFSIIKEHCEGCGVCEFVCPQGAAIMEERMCGYQYVSETRFGTMVHAELGIGEENSGKLVTSVRKRAKEIAEEQGAEMVIVDGSPGVGCPVIASLSDVDACLLVAEPTVSAVHDVKRVHELTTHFKIPCVAVINKCGVNPDLENELREFCKESNVPVLGSLAYDTAFTEAQIHGQTVAEYAPDGLGKDIAGMWGRLAQYLEISGE; from the coding sequence ATGAAACAGCTTGTTGTGATCAGCGGCAAGGGAGGCACCGGCAAAACATCCATCACGGCCGCACTTGCCGGATTCGGTCCCAAAAAAGTCCTTGCGGATTGCGATGTCGATGCAGCCGACCTGCATCTGGTTCTGCACCCCAAGAAATTGGAAAGCATTGATTTCTACAGCGGGCAGTTGGCCACCATCGACCCGGACCTGTGCATCCAGTGCGGCATCTGCGCAGACCATTGCCGGTTTGATGCCATTTCCCGCGACTTCTCTATCATCAAGGAGCATTGCGAAGGGTGCGGCGTGTGCGAATTCGTCTGCCCGCAAGGCGCGGCCATAATGGAAGAACGCATGTGCGGCTATCAGTATGTTTCCGAAACCCGATTCGGCACCATGGTACATGCCGAACTGGGCATCGGCGAGGAAAATTCGGGAAAACTCGTTACTTCCGTTCGCAAACGGGCAAAAGAGATCGCCGAGGAACAGGGAGCGGAAATGGTGATCGTGGACGGTTCTCCCGGTGTGGGGTGTCCGGTGATCGCCTCACTGTCGGACGTGGACGCCTGTCTTCTGGTGGCCGAGCCCACTGTTTCCGCCGTACATGATGTTAAACGGGTTCACGAGTTGACAACCCACTTCAAGATTCCCTGCGTTGCCGTGATCAACAAATGTGGAGTCAATCCGGACCTGGAAAATGAACTCAGGGAATTCTGCAAGGAATCCAATGTTCCGGTTCTGGGGTCACTCGCCTACGATACGGCATTCACTGAAGCGCAGATTCATGGACAAACCGTTGCGGAATACGCTCCGGACGGGCTTGGAAAGGATATTGCCGGCATGTGGGGTCGACTCGCTCAATACCTTGAGATCAGTGGAGAATAG
- a CDS encoding P-loop NTPase: protein MQIAIASGKGGTGKTTVATNLAAYFDQQGKSVSFLDCDVEEPNAHFFLTPEWTDERLETVPVPDIDTDACIGEECRKCIELCRFKALIWMVDSVMAFSELCHGCGLCDLACPAGAIIESHRELGTSVRGTKGNIIFHRGLLRIGEAMAPPLIKKVKARSLAEAGSPDIRILDCPPGATCPVVESLEGTDFAVLVTEPTPFGLNDLKIAVNLLRKLEIPFGVVINRAGMGDDEVEKYLEKESINLLGSLPHSLEAASAYSQGKLLVEALPEYREQIESIAKAIEMEVNAARGGAA from the coding sequence ATGCAAATAGCCATAGCAAGCGGCAAAGGCGGCACGGGCAAAACAACCGTTGCCACCAATCTGGCCGCGTATTTCGATCAACAAGGCAAGAGCGTTTCTTTTCTCGACTGTGACGTCGAAGAACCGAACGCCCACTTTTTTCTCACCCCAGAATGGACCGACGAGCGTCTTGAGACGGTCCCTGTACCGGATATCGATACAGATGCATGCATTGGCGAAGAATGCAGAAAATGCATTGAGTTGTGCCGTTTCAAGGCGTTGATATGGATGGTCGACTCTGTCATGGCCTTTTCGGAATTATGCCATGGTTGCGGACTGTGCGATCTGGCCTGCCCTGCCGGAGCCATCATCGAATCACATCGCGAACTCGGAACTTCGGTACGCGGCACCAAAGGCAACATCATTTTCCATAGGGGCCTGCTCCGTATCGGCGAGGCAATGGCGCCCCCACTCATCAAAAAGGTCAAGGCACGCAGTCTTGCCGAAGCGGGGTCTCCGGACATAAGGATTCTGGACTGTCCCCCGGGCGCCACCTGCCCGGTTGTCGAATCGCTGGAAGGTACGGACTTTGCCGTTCTTGTCACCGAACCGACTCCGTTTGGACTCAATGACTTGAAAATTGCGGTAAACCTTCTCCGGAAACTCGAAATTCCTTTTGGAGTGGTCATCAACCGTGCAGGCATGGGCGATGACGAAGTGGAAAAATATCTGGAAAAGGAATCCATCAATCTTCTGGGAAGCCTGCCCCACAGCCTTGAGGCAGCATCCGCCTATTCCCAGGGCAAACTGCTTGTGGAAGCCCTCCCGGAATATCGCGAACAAATAGAATCCATCGCCAAGGCTATTGAAATGGAAGTCAACGCAGCCCGTGGAGGTGCCGCATGA
- a CDS encoding damage-control phosphatase ARMT1 family protein: protein MKSSLDCLPCFMKLAIRSVRQACPEDENLQLAVVSAWCAKMAELDLTLSPPAIVRELSGLVCEMTGCGDLYAEDKDMTNQQILSMLPDLQALVEKSRSPMLTALELAIIGNFIDRGVEVAHDWREELQTMAETLDPVTVQSFLDAAVPGADVLILGDNAGEIVLDTLLVRELQSRDCNVTYVVRGTPVLNDATLEDAEKVGMTELCTVIDSGVDTPGTVLDRCRPGFLERMEQADVILSKGQGNFEALYEQWDGPVYFAFKVKCPKIAGHTGLDVGQSMFGTAPKL, encoded by the coding sequence ATGAAGAGTTCTCTTGATTGCCTGCCCTGTTTCATGAAGCTGGCCATACGGTCGGTCAGGCAGGCGTGTCCCGAAGATGAAAATCTTCAGTTGGCAGTGGTGTCCGCCTGGTGTGCCAAAATGGCCGAACTTGATCTGACGCTTTCCCCTCCGGCCATCGTGCGTGAATTGTCCGGTCTTGTTTGCGAGATGACCGGGTGTGGCGACCTGTATGCTGAAGATAAAGACATGACCAACCAACAGATACTTTCTATGTTGCCGGATTTACAGGCATTGGTTGAGAAAAGCAGGAGTCCCATGCTTACGGCTTTGGAACTTGCCATAATCGGAAATTTCATTGACCGCGGGGTTGAGGTGGCTCATGACTGGCGCGAGGAACTGCAAACCATGGCCGAGACCCTGGACCCTGTAACCGTGCAGTCCTTTCTGGACGCTGCTGTTCCCGGAGCCGATGTTTTGATTCTCGGAGACAACGCCGGTGAAATCGTATTGGACACATTGCTTGTACGCGAATTACAATCCCGTGATTGTAATGTGACATATGTTGTCCGCGGCACCCCGGTGCTGAACGACGCAACCTTGGAAGACGCTGAAAAAGTGGGCATGACAGAGTTGTGTACTGTGATTGATAGCGGTGTGGATACCCCCGGCACAGTCTTGGATCGTTGTCGTCCCGGCTTTCTGGAGCGTATGGAGCAGGCGGATGTGATCCTCAGCAAAGGGCAGGGCAATTTCGAGGCCCTGTACGAACAATGGGACGGTCCTGTCTATTTTGCCTTCAAGGTCAAATGCCCTAAAATTGCGGGGCATACAGGACTTGATGTCGGGCAATCCATGTTCGGAACGGCTCCGAAGCTTTAA
- a CDS encoding AsmA family protein has protein sequence MFKTFGKIAFAFMCGLILSAVLLLVWLSEYIDSKEFRNDFTSALSSAVGREVVLNGELDIAFYPWLGLRAYDLSVANEPGFARESFVHMQDVSVGVRLIPLFSRKLVIRTVLVDGMHVYLMRSKDSRVNWDDFNFDYKSETESLSWFSSIFIHGVEIENAELHFNDAVTGENLTLKGLSAHLGAFAPGDSVGVTLEGVFRRQHENFKVHAALSGLLHTDFSTPGKLFEKTVLEFDATGGKLPSGKPLKGVATIAYNANDGTLWLKDFHVRMATVDMAGQITVHHLLEDFNATGSIHVEPFDPVPVLRSFGLTRSLKSLGEIGAVHGEIAMNADKDGVSLHIQKSTLDTLSLSGVVALHDFNRPRYSFDLVAPHVDLDRYLPLFRTGTPFVWGDFSLPFWKTLNARGKLAIQRFSAVDTVFSDVAATLDASDGTVHAEAKTTVYDGRLHAKMDAVISGKSTAPDMTLAVSAQGMSMRSNAMPFARGEWGEVESTANAEMRFSMNHATCSPDSESADALRQSRLQYTVYSPSVLLHLHKSGLKRHFREFSAKGALVGSKGNAPGFTFETTGHFLALGKRDAQQLKASLQGPLIVDKDFQTVRSSGVRTDFADSGFELPAAAVPAATSAMISWDKDLHTVRLADVAVSAYGSSATGSIVVTKPFDELVHCKGKVVVAKTDLKRILEDSGIDVYRMADDSALRALSLQGAFSIENKALSFGDVKIDVDGTPVSGKLSMTLASHPRFDFDLKAGKIDLDRYLPPDRKADIKKLRAGIDEDAPPVDLPLETLRWLNLHGPVSIEEFVLEDVRLSNLSAVVSAERGVISVSSAKSDFYGGTADGEWTGKVFEKHLETAVDLKLKSFEAGPMLKDVAGRDYVRGVTDADILLRSTGRTDDDIVANLDGSIDLKIGKGSFKFTNWGEKKPPATEKQAEAIRRRTAFRSATSEWTISKGYFHLDDLDVDSSIMHCSGSGGFSPSEETIDLSVKADFVAVPSVTVHIVGHIEDPEVKMPGGKIVTDTIKNIFGLPQRSFRFLRDLFF, from the coding sequence ATGTTTAAGACGTTCGGCAAAATAGCATTTGCCTTCATGTGCGGCCTGATTCTTTCGGCTGTTCTGCTCTTGGTATGGTTGTCCGAATATATTGATTCAAAGGAATTCCGCAACGATTTCACATCTGCGCTGAGCAGTGCCGTTGGACGCGAGGTTGTCTTGAACGGCGAGCTGGATATAGCCTTTTATCCGTGGCTCGGCCTGCGGGCATATGACCTTTCCGTTGCCAATGAGCCCGGATTTGCGAGGGAATCGTTTGTTCACATGCAGGACGTTTCTGTGGGTGTGCGGCTTATCCCTCTTTTTTCGCGCAAATTGGTGATACGCACCGTACTTGTTGACGGCATGCATGTGTATTTGATGCGTTCCAAGGATTCCCGGGTCAACTGGGATGATTTCAATTTCGACTACAAAAGTGAAACCGAAAGCTTGTCATGGTTTTCAAGCATTTTCATTCATGGTGTTGAGATTGAGAACGCCGAATTGCATTTCAATGATGCCGTGACAGGTGAAAACCTCACACTCAAGGGGCTTTCAGCCCATCTGGGTGCATTTGCTCCGGGTGATTCCGTGGGCGTGACGCTTGAGGGCGTGTTCCGAAGGCAGCATGAAAATTTCAAGGTACATGCGGCGTTGTCCGGCTTGTTGCATACGGATTTTTCCACTCCGGGGAAATTATTTGAAAAAACCGTCCTTGAATTTGACGCCACAGGCGGCAAGCTTCCATCCGGGAAGCCGCTCAAAGGCGTGGCCACCATTGCCTATAATGCTAATGACGGAACGCTCTGGCTCAAGGATTTTCATGTGCGGATGGCCACGGTGGACATGGCAGGACAAATCACAGTCCACCATTTGCTGGAGGATTTCAACGCAACCGGGAGCATCCATGTCGAACCGTTTGATCCGGTCCCGGTTCTGCGTTCCTTCGGCCTGACGCGTTCCTTGAAATCGTTGGGGGAAATTGGCGCAGTGCATGGCGAAATCGCCATGAATGCAGATAAGGACGGGGTTTCGCTACATATACAAAAAAGTACGCTGGATACCCTTTCCCTGTCCGGAGTGGTGGCGCTTCATGATTTCAACCGTCCTCGGTATTCCTTTGATCTTGTTGCACCACATGTTGACCTGGATCGGTATCTGCCGCTTTTCCGGACGGGAACGCCTTTTGTCTGGGGCGACTTTTCCCTGCCGTTCTGGAAGACTCTCAATGCCCGGGGAAAACTTGCCATTCAGCGTTTTTCCGCCGTGGATACGGTCTTTTCAGACGTTGCGGCAACACTGGATGCGTCCGACGGCACCGTTCATGCCGAGGCAAAGACCACGGTGTACGACGGGCGGCTGCATGCAAAAATGGACGCCGTGATCTCCGGAAAGAGTACCGCGCCGGATATGACCCTTGCCGTGTCTGCACAGGGAATGAGCATGCGTTCCAATGCAATGCCCTTTGCCAGAGGCGAATGGGGAGAGGTTGAGAGTACGGCTAATGCGGAAATGCGTTTTTCCATGAACCATGCCACATGTTCGCCCGACAGCGAGTCTGCTGATGCTTTGCGTCAGTCTCGCCTGCAATACACCGTGTATTCCCCATCTGTTTTGCTGCATCTGCATAAATCCGGCCTCAAGAGGCATTTCAGGGAATTTTCCGCAAAGGGAGCCTTGGTGGGCAGCAAAGGCAATGCTCCGGGGTTCACCTTTGAAACAACCGGGCATTTTTTGGCCCTCGGCAAAAGGGATGCCCAACAACTCAAGGCCTCGTTGCAGGGACCGTTGATTGTGGACAAGGACTTTCAGACCGTCCGGTCAAGTGGGGTGCGGACGGACTTTGCTGATTCCGGATTTGAGCTTCCGGCGGCCGCAGTTCCTGCTGCGACTTCGGCAATGATTTCCTGGGACAAGGATTTGCATACGGTTCGTTTGGCTGATGTTGCCGTGTCTGCTTACGGAAGTTCGGCCACGGGCTCTATTGTCGTAACCAAGCCTTTCGACGAGCTTGTGCACTGCAAGGGAAAGGTTGTTGTGGCAAAAACCGATCTCAAGAGAATACTCGAGGACAGCGGCATTGATGTATACCGCATGGCTGACGACAGCGCCTTGAGGGCCCTGTCGTTGCAGGGGGCGTTTTCCATTGAAAACAAGGCGCTTTCCTTCGGCGACGTAAAAATCGACGTGGACGGCACTCCTGTTTCCGGGAAATTGTCCATGACGTTGGCTTCTCACCCGAGATTTGATTTTGATCTGAAGGCGGGCAAGATAGATTTGGACCGATACCTTCCTCCGGACCGCAAGGCCGATATCAAGAAGTTGCGTGCCGGGATTGATGAGGATGCCCCGCCCGTAGACCTGCCCCTCGAGACTTTGCGTTGGTTGAACCTGCACGGTCCCGTGTCCATTGAAGAATTCGTTCTTGAAGATGTACGCCTGTCAAATCTTAGTGCCGTGGTGAGCGCGGAGAGGGGTGTTATTTCTGTCTCTTCGGCCAAGAGCGATTTTTATGGAGGAACTGCCGACGGAGAGTGGACCGGAAAGGTGTTTGAAAAGCACCTTGAAACCGCCGTCGATCTCAAACTCAAATCCTTTGAGGCCGGTCCCATGCTCAAGGACGTGGCCGGACGAGACTATGTTCGCGGTGTGACCGATGCCGATATTCTGCTGCGATCAACGGGCAGAACTGATGACGACATAGTGGCTAATCTGGATGGAAGTATTGATTTGAAGATAGGCAAGGGATCGTTCAAGTTCACCAACTGGGGCGAAAAAAAGCCCCCGGCGACCGAAAAGCAGGCCGAGGCCATTCGCAGGCGGACGGCGTTTCGGTCCGCAACGTCTGAATGGACAATCAGCAAAGGATATTTTCATCTGGATGATTTGGATGTTGATTCATCCATCATGCACTGTTCGGGCAGTGGCGGGTTCAGTCCGTCCGAAGAAACGATTGACCTGAGCGTCAAGGCGGATTTTGTTGCGGTGCCGAGTGTGACCGTGCATATTGTCGGCCATATTGAGGACCCGGAGGTGAAAATGCCGGGCGGCAAGATCGTGACCGACACCATCAAGAATATCTTCGGACTGCCGCAGCGGTCCTTCCGATTTTTGCGGGACTTGTTCTTTTAG
- a CDS encoding YhjD/YihY/BrkB family envelope integrity protein, with the protein MSAARMKQSSDQLKHQLSQGIWVRDTPETPRPLRMAKGVARWGYLTFYGFFQDQCIIRAAALTFTTILSIVPFLAVAFSISKGFGVQNSNFMKTMILKMTTGNTIVAEKIIQYIDRTNVQTLGWIGIATLLFTVFSLVGTVEKAFNTIWNVQRGRTAWRKVSDFFPVIFICPIILLVASSFNVSLQKQEMITRLLSISAIGYMEALLLKLAPLLLIVVAFAFLYIFIPNTSVRLSSALLGGVLGGSLWQVAQWIYINWQIGAAKYNAIYGSFAQFPLLLMWIYISWVVVLLGCESSYAWQNVNSFVKQRFFGKASALERQKIAVLMMSFLARRFSRGEALPSVEEISDRLMAPAPLISDLFDVMHKAGLTVRTDNPECEIYAPARELRDIRVVEVISVVNSDGGGKTGGVFDKRFSFIDDTFGGLGESVRSSQSNLTLLECADLLPDVYAGPDKEFNCEKTAQAKD; encoded by the coding sequence ATGAGCGCAGCAAGGATGAAGCAGTCTTCCGATCAGTTGAAACACCAGTTGTCCCAGGGAATCTGGGTGCGCGATACCCCGGAAACGCCACGGCCTTTGCGCATGGCAAAAGGGGTTGCCCGTTGGGGGTACCTGACGTTCTACGGTTTCTTTCAGGACCAATGCATCATTCGTGCGGCAGCACTGACCTTTACCACCATTCTTTCCATTGTGCCGTTTCTGGCCGTTGCCTTTTCCATTTCCAAAGGGTTCGGGGTTCAGAACTCGAATTTCATGAAGACCATGATTCTCAAGATGACGACGGGCAACACCATCGTCGCTGAAAAAATAATTCAGTACATTGACAGAACCAACGTGCAGACCCTTGGCTGGATCGGTATCGCGACCTTGCTCTTTACCGTGTTTTCATTGGTCGGCACCGTGGAAAAGGCCTTCAATACCATCTGGAACGTGCAGCGAGGCCGGACAGCGTGGCGCAAGGTGTCGGATTTTTTCCCGGTGATTTTCATCTGTCCAATTATTTTGCTGGTGGCGTCCAGTTTCAACGTCAGTCTCCAGAAGCAGGAAATGATCACCCGGTTGCTGAGCATTTCGGCCATCGGCTACATGGAGGCGCTTTTGTTGAAGCTGGCGCCGCTGCTGCTTATCGTTGTTGCCTTCGCCTTCCTGTATATTTTCATTCCCAACACCAGCGTCAGGCTGTCCAGCGCGCTCTTGGGCGGTGTGCTTGGCGGTTCGCTGTGGCAGGTGGCCCAATGGATCTACATCAACTGGCAGATCGGCGCGGCCAAATACAACGCCATTTACGGCAGTTTTGCCCAGTTTCCGCTCCTGCTCATGTGGATATACATCAGTTGGGTTGTGGTTCTGCTTGGGTGTGAGTCAAGCTACGCCTGGCAAAACGTCAATTCGTTCGTCAAACAGCGCTTTTTTGGCAAGGCCAGCGCTTTGGAGCGTCAAAAGATAGCCGTGCTCATGATGAGTTTTCTGGCACGTCGTTTCAGCCGCGGAGAGGCGTTGCCCTCGGTGGAAGAAATCTCGGACAGGCTCATGGCCCCGGCCCCGTTGATTTCCGACCTCTTCGATGTCATGCACAAGGCCGGTTTGACTGTACGCACGGATAATCCCGAATGCGAGATATATGCCCCGGCACGGGAGCTGCGCGACATACGTGTGGTTGAAGTCATCAGCGTGGTCAACAGCGATGGAGGCGGCAAGACCGGAGGTGTTTTCGACAAACGTTTTTCGTTCATCGACGATACGTTCGGAGGGCTGGGCGAATCCGTCAGAAGCAGCCAATCCAACCTGACTTTGCTGGAATGTGCGGACTTGCTGCCCGATGTCTATGCCGGGCCCGACAAGGAATTCAATTGCGAAAAAACGGCGCAGGCCAAGGACTGA
- the tgt gene encoding tRNA guanosine(34) transglycosylase Tgt, whose product MTKPGTFVVHATDGNARRGTLSTAHGDIQTPIFMPVGTQGTVKSLSPQDLEEMNAQIILGNTYHLYLRPGDELVARRGGLHKFSNWNRPILTDSGGFQVFSLKGIRKLSEEGVEFRSYIDGSKHFFSPEKAIEIQMNLGSDIMMVLDECVGYGADRGYTEKSLEMTTRWAKRCRERYPAGSGDQLMFGIVQGGFFKDLRTRSAEQLCSLPFEGFAIGGLSVGESIPEMYEQVHHTAPLLPAEKPRYLMGVGTPLDLLEAVSAGVDMLDCVLPSRNARNGTLFTSQGKINIKKAAYKEDDSPLDPNCNCYTCRNFSKAYLRHLYMSKELLSYRLNTYHNLYFYLDLMQQVRDSIENGTFAQLKARYEDAYAA is encoded by the coding sequence ATGACCAAACCCGGCACTTTCGTTGTGCACGCCACGGACGGCAATGCCCGCCGCGGCACGTTAAGCACGGCTCACGGCGACATACAAACCCCGATTTTCATGCCTGTTGGCACGCAGGGAACCGTCAAGAGCCTCAGTCCGCAGGATCTTGAAGAGATGAATGCCCAAATCATTCTCGGCAACACCTACCACCTCTATCTGCGTCCCGGAGACGAACTGGTTGCGCGACGAGGCGGACTGCACAAATTTTCCAACTGGAATCGGCCCATCCTCACGGACAGCGGTGGATTTCAGGTCTTCAGCCTCAAGGGGATACGCAAACTCAGTGAGGAAGGCGTGGAATTCCGTTCATATATCGACGGCTCCAAGCATTTCTTCTCTCCGGAAAAAGCCATTGAAATCCAAATGAATCTCGGTTCTGACATAATGATGGTTCTGGATGAGTGCGTGGGGTACGGGGCGGACCGGGGCTATACGGAGAAAAGTCTCGAAATGACCACCCGCTGGGCCAAACGGTGCCGCGAACGGTATCCGGCCGGAAGCGGAGACCAACTCATGTTCGGGATCGTGCAAGGCGGATTTTTCAAGGATCTGCGCACCCGCAGTGCAGAACAGCTGTGCTCTCTGCCCTTTGAGGGGTTCGCCATCGGCGGCCTTTCCGTGGGGGAATCAATACCGGAAATGTACGAACAGGTGCACCACACGGCACCGCTTCTGCCCGCGGAAAAGCCCCGCTATCTCATGGGGGTGGGCACTCCGCTGGACCTTCTGGAAGCAGTGTCCGCAGGCGTGGACATGCTCGACTGCGTATTGCCTTCGCGCAATGCCAGAAACGGCACCCTGTTCACCTCACAAGGCAAGATCAACATCAAGAAGGCCGCCTACAAGGAAGACGACAGCCCGCTGGATCCCAATTGTAATTGCTACACCTGCCGCAATTTTTCCAAGGCCTATCTGCGGCATCTGTATATGTCCAAGGAGCTGCTTTCCTACAGGCTCAACACCTATCACAACCTGTATTTCTACCTCGACCTCATGCAGCAGGTACGCGATTCCATTGAAAACGGAACCTTTGCGCAGCTCAAAGCCCGCTACGAAGACGCCTACGCGGCATAG
- the nth gene encoding endonuclease III has protein sequence MNKKERALEIYSRLAKRYPAPEPALDWTNAWELLVATVLAAQCTDERVNKVTPALFKRWPSISDMAAADIAELEEAVRSTGFFRNKAKNLKNAAARIMDVFDGTVPSTMSDLISLPGVARKTANIVLSNAYGIHEGIAVDTHVKRLTYRMGLTKNTDPVRIEKDLMPLYPRETWGDVNHFLVYYGREVCNARSPRCGECELADICPKHGVD, from the coding sequence ATGAACAAAAAGGAACGGGCTCTGGAAATCTATTCCAGACTGGCCAAGCGATATCCTGCCCCTGAACCGGCTCTGGACTGGACCAACGCCTGGGAATTGCTGGTGGCAACCGTACTTGCCGCCCAGTGTACGGACGAGCGGGTCAACAAGGTGACCCCGGCTCTGTTCAAACGCTGGCCGAGCATCAGCGACATGGCCGCTGCCGACATTGCAGAACTGGAAGAGGCGGTGCGTTCAACCGGTTTTTTCCGCAACAAGGCAAAGAATCTGAAAAACGCTGCCGCGCGAATCATGGACGTTTTTGACGGCACGGTTCCTTCGACCATGAGCGACCTGATTTCTCTTCCCGGCGTGGCGCGCAAGACAGCCAACATCGTGCTTTCCAACGCCTACGGCATCCATGAAGGAATTGCCGTTGATACGCACGTGAAGCGGCTCACGTACCGAATGGGACTGACCAAAAATACGGACCCCGTCCGCATAGAAAAAGACCTGATGCCGCTTTATCCCCGCGAGACATGGGGCGATGTAAACCATTTCCTCGTCTACTACGGGCGCGAGGTCTGCAATGCCCGCTCTCCCCGTTGCGGAGAATGCGAACTGGCGGACATTTGTCCGAAACATGGAGTTGATTGA
- the cutA gene encoding divalent-cation tolerance protein CutA has protein sequence MQYEETVLYVTAKDVQDAERMGRVLVAKRLAACVNILGGMRSVYRWKEKIEVGHEAVLLVKTTRKAAKRALEMIVELHENEVPCVMSFPVVDGHGPFLHWIHAQVGE, from the coding sequence ATGCAGTACGAGGAAACGGTTTTATATGTGACGGCCAAGGATGTGCAGGATGCAGAACGTATGGGCAGGGTGTTGGTTGCAAAACGTCTTGCCGCTTGTGTCAACATCCTGGGCGGCATGCGGTCGGTATATCGCTGGAAGGAAAAAATTGAAGTTGGGCACGAAGCCGTACTGCTGGTGAAGACAACCCGTAAAGCGGCCAAGAGGGCACTGGAGATGATTGTTGAGTTGCATGAAAACGAAGTCCCGTGCGTGATGAGTTTTCCTGTCGTGGACGGGCATGGGCCTTTTTTGCACTGGATCCATGCGCAAGTCGGTGAGTAA
- a CDS encoding carbohydrate kinase family protein: protein MKVYVTGSLAFDRIMTFPGKFSDHILPDKIHILNVCFVVNGLDEKFGGTAGNIAYSMALMGEKPVILSQVGKDFALYDEWLQKHGLPVEGIRTIDHEHTAGAYITTDMSDNQITGFNPGAMCHSCAYDMSNIDNNSLAIISPGNVEDMVGHPEYYREKGIRFIFDPGQQITTLGGERLGKALDGAFMLITNDYELQMVMNDTGLSREQLLDKVGMLVTTLGEKGCQIVTKEGEVAIPAAKAAEVVDPTGAGDAFRAGLLKGLCLEKDIETACRMGAVSAAYSVEKRGTQEHGYTWDEFCKRYEENYGPLG, encoded by the coding sequence GTGAAAGTATACGTTACCGGCTCTTTGGCCTTTGACCGCATCATGACGTTTCCCGGCAAGTTTTCAGACCACATCCTGCCGGACAAGATTCATATTCTCAATGTCTGCTTCGTGGTCAACGGACTGGATGAAAAGTTCGGAGGAACAGCCGGAAACATTGCCTACAGCATGGCGTTGATGGGTGAAAAGCCCGTGATTCTCAGCCAGGTAGGCAAGGATTTCGCCCTGTACGACGAATGGCTGCAAAAACACGGGTTGCCGGTTGAAGGCATTCGCACCATTGACCATGAGCATACTGCGGGTGCATATATTACTACAGACATGTCCGACAACCAGATCACGGGCTTCAACCCCGGGGCCATGTGTCATTCCTGCGCGTATGACATGTCGAATATTGATAATAATTCCCTGGCCATCATTTCTCCGGGCAATGTGGAGGACATGGTCGGACATCCGGAGTATTATCGTGAAAAAGGCATCCGGTTCATTTTCGATCCGGGCCAGCAGATAACCACTCTGGGAGGGGAAAGGCTGGGAAAGGCGCTGGACGGCGCGTTCATGCTCATCACAAATGACTATGAGTTGCAGATGGTCATGAACGATACCGGACTTTCCCGTGAGCAGTTGCTGGACAAGGTCGGCATGCTGGTGACCACGCTTGGCGAAAAGGGTTGCCAGATTGTGACCAAGGAAGGCGAAGTCGCAATTCCTGCGGCAAAGGCCGCCGAGGTGGTTGATCCCACCGGAGCAGGAGACGCGTTCCGAGCCGGACTGCTCAAGGGACTTTGCCTTGAAAAGGATATCGAGACCGCCTGCCGCATGGGCGCGGTGAGCGCAGCCTATTCCGTTGAAAAGCGTGGAACTCAGGAACACGGATACACGTGGGACGAGTTCTGCAAACGGTACGAGGAGAATTACGGTCCCCTTGGCTAG